In Melospiza georgiana isolate bMelGeo1 chromosome 15, bMelGeo1.pri, whole genome shotgun sequence, one genomic interval encodes:
- the B4GALT7 gene encoding beta-1,4-galactosyltransferase 7, with protein sequence MGPARRRDALRLRGGGSPPLLRLFPGRLSAFPLFLLALLLGFASLLWLQLSCSGEGPAPAGQPRGAPRQPCPAPAPPLPPHEEPSWAPHRLALLVPFRERFEELLAFVPYMHRFLSKKKIRHRIFILNQVDHFRFNRASLINVGFLESGNDTDYIAMHDVDLLPLNEHLDYSFPEAGPFHVASPELHPLYHYKTYVGGILLLTKQHYELCNGMSNRFWGWGREDDEFYRRIKGAGLQVRRPSGITTGYETFQHLHDPAWRKRDQKRIAAQKQEQFKVDREGGLNNVRYRIESRTDLSVAGAPCTVLNVLLDCDTNETPWCTFG encoded by the exons atgggcccggcccgccgcagGGACGCGCTCCGGCTGCGCGGCGGAGG GTCCCCGCCGCTGCTGCGGCTCTTCCCCGGCCGGCTCTCCGCCTTCCCGCTGTTcctgctggcgctgctgctcGGCTTCGCCTCGCTGCTctggctccagctcagctgctcggGCGAGGGCCCGGCACcggcggggcagccccggggcgcTCCCCggcagccctgcccggccccggccccgccgctgccgccccaCGAGGAGCCGTCGTGGGCTCCGCACCGGCTGGCGCTGCTGGTGCCCTTCCGAGAGCGCTTCGAGGAGCTGCTGGCCTTCGTGCCCTACATGCACCGCTTCCTCAGCAAGAAGAAGATCCGCCACCGCATCTTCATCCTCAACCAAGTGGATCATTTCAG GTTTAACAGGGCATCCCTGATCAACGTGGGCTTCCTGGAGAGCGGCAACGACACCGACTACATCGCCATGCACGACGTGGATCTCCTGCCCCTCAACGAGCACCTGGACTACAGCTTCCCCGAGGCAGGGCCCTTCCACGTGGCATCCCCCGAGCTGCACCCCCTCTACCACTACAAGACCTACGTGGGTGGCATCCTGCTGCTCACCAAGCAGCACTATGAGCTG TGCAATGGGATGTCCAACCGCTTCTGGGGCTGGGGACGGGAGGACGATGAGTTCTATCGACGTATCAAAGGAGCTGGTCTCCAG GTCCGTCGTCCCTCTGGAATCACAACTGGATACGAGACTTTCCAGCACCTGCACGACCCAGCCTGGAGGAAGAGAGACCAGAAGCGCATTGCTGCACAGAAACAG GAGCAGTTCAAAGTGGATCGGGAGGGAGGCCTGAACAACGTGAGGTACAGAATCGAGTCACGCACAGATCTGAGCGTGGCAGGAGCCCCTTGCACCGTCCTCAATGTCCTGCTGGACTGTGACACGAACGAGACGCCGTGGTGCACGTTTGGCTGA
- the LMAN2 gene encoding vesicular integral-membrane protein VIP36 codes for MAAGAGGLVAAAALLLTLAGPRPVPAELTDGNSEHLKREHSLMKPYQGAGSAAMPLWDFTGSTMVTSQYVRLTPDERSREGSIWNRVPCFLKDWELHVHFKIHGAGKKNLHGDGLALWYTQERLTPGPVFGSKDNFHGLAIFLDTYPNDEATERVFPYISAMVNNGSLSYDHSKDGRWTELAGCSADLRNQNHDTFLAVRYSRGRLTVMTDVEDKNEWKNCIDIAGVQLPTGYFFGASAGTGDLSDNHDIISMKLFQLMVEHPVEDEAVDWTKIEPRVSLLKSPKDNVDDPTGNFRSGPLTGWKVFLLLLCALLGIIVCAVVGAVVFQKRQERNKRFY; via the exons ATGGCGGCGGGTGCGGGCGGGCTGGtggcggcggccgcgctgctGTTGACCCTGGCCGGGCCGCGCCCGGTGCCCGCCGAGCTCACGGATGGCAACAGCGAGCACCTGAAGCGGGAGCACTCCCTGATGAAGCCGTACCAGG GCGCGGGCTCCGCCGCCATGCCGCTGTGGGACTTCACGGGCAGCACCATGGTCACCAGCCAGTACGTGCGCCTCACGCCCGACGAGCGCAGTCGGGAGGGCTCCATCTGGAACCGCGTG CCCTGCTTCCTCAAGGACTGGGAGCTCCACGTGCACTTCAAGATCCACGGAGCCGGCAAGAAGAACCTGCACGGGGACGGGCTGGCGCTGTGGTACACGCAGGAGCGCCTCACGCCAG GTCCTGTCTTTGGCAGCAAGGACAACTTCCATGGGCTGGCTATTTTCCTTGATACCTATCCCAACGATGAGGCCACGGAG CGTGTGTTCCCCTACATCTCAGCCATGGTCAACAACGGCTCCCTGAGCTACGACCACAGCAAGGACGGGCGCTGGACGGAGCTGGCCGGCTGCTCGGCCGACCTGCGCAACCAGAACCACGACACCTTCCTGGCCGTGCGCTACTCCCGCGGCCGCCTCACG GTGATGACTGATGTGGAAGACAAGAATGAATGGAAGAACTGCATCGACATCGCAGGGGTGCAGCTGCCAACCGGGTACttctttggtgcttctgctggcACTGGAGATCTCTCTG ACAATCACGACATCATCTCGATGAAGCTGTTCCAGCTCATGGTGGAGCACCCTGTGGAAGATGAGGCCGTTGACTGGACCAAGATCGAGCCGAGGGTCAGCCTCCTGAAATCTCCCAAAG ACAACGTGGATGACCCGACGGGGAATTTCCGGAGCGGGCCGCTGACGGgctggaaggtgttcctgctcctgctctgtgccctgctgggcatCATCGTCTGCGCCGTGGTGGGAGCCGTGGTCTTCCAGAAGCGCCAGGAGCGGAACAAGCGTTTCTACTAG
- the LOC131089910 gene encoding ADP-ribosylation factor-like protein 3, translating into MGDVQKGLLSVIQRLKGSPEQELRIVLLGLDNAGKTTLLKRLASEEVSTITPTQGFNIKSVQSHGLKLNVWDIGGQRSIRPYWKKYLGSTDLLIYVIDSADQKRFEETGQELAELTEDESLTGVPLLVFANKQDLVTAAPAAEIAEGLSLHTYRDREWQIQACSALSGEGVQDGMNWISSQIMNRKK; encoded by the exons ATGGGGGATGTGCAGAAG gggctgctctccgTCATCCAGAGGCTGAAGGGATCCCCGGAGCAGGAGCTCCGCATcgtcctgctggggctggacaACGCGGGCAAGACCACGCTGCTGAAGCGCCTGGCGTCTGAGGAGGTCAGCACCATCACCCCCACACAG GGATTCAACATAAAGAGCGTGCAGTCCCACGGGTTGAAGCTGAACGTTTGGGATATCGGGGGGCAGCGCTCCATCCGCCCCTACTGGAAGAAGTACCTGGGCAGCACAGACCTGCTG ATTTATGTCATTGACAGCGCTGACCAGAAGCGTTTCGAGGAGACAGGGCAG gagctggcagagctcacGGAGGACGAGTCCCTGACGGGGGTCCCGCTGCTGGTGTTTGCCAACAAGCAGGACCTGGTgactgcagcacctgcagctgaaatcgcagaggggctgagcctgcACACCTACCGGGACCGGGAGTGGCAGATCCAGGCCTGCTCGGCCCTATCTGGGGAAGGGGTGCAG GATGGGATGAACTGGATTTCCAGCCAGATCATGAACAGGAAGAAGTGA